A part of Allochromatium vinosum DSM 180 genomic DNA contains:
- a CDS encoding SprT-like domain-containing protein, giving the protein MDLSVAEALAQRELRRFPQLADWSFGWNRRRRAHGLCRYDRCRIELSALLTAREPDSALILNTIRHEIAHALAGPRAGHGPRWRVWAERVGCTHIASTRAASPEAEPLPARYVLVAIVDGQEQVICHYHRRPSRAFLDSLPHRHVRGRPETRGTLRLERVKTTG; this is encoded by the coding sequence ATGGATCTCAGCGTTGCTGAAGCCTTGGCCCAGCGTGAACTGCGCCGCTTCCCCCAGCTGGCCGACTGGTCCTTCGGCTGGAACCGTCGCCGCCGGGCGCATGGGCTGTGCCGTTACGATCGGTGCCGGATCGAGCTCTCGGCGCTGCTGACCGCGCGCGAGCCGGATTCCGCGCTCATACTCAACACCATCCGCCATGAGATCGCTCATGCGCTCGCCGGTCCCCGTGCCGGGCATGGACCCCGCTGGCGGGTCTGGGCCGAGCGGGTCGGCTGCACGCACATTGCGAGCACGCGCGCGGCCTCACCCGAGGCCGAACCCCTGCCGGCGCGCTATGTGCTGGTGGCCATCGTCGATGGGCAGGAGCAGGTGATCTGCCACTATCACCGACGCCCGTCGCGCGCCTTTCTCGACTCGCTGCCGCACCGCCATGTGCGCGGACGGCCCGAGACGCGCGGGACGTTGCGCCTGGAGCGGGTGAAGACGACGGGATAG